Proteins encoded in a region of the Manis javanica isolate MJ-LG chromosome 15, MJ_LKY, whole genome shotgun sequence genome:
- the CLEC1B gene encoding C-type lectin domain family 1 member B isoform X2: MGMVVGLVALGIMSVTQQNYLQAEKESLSGTLQQLAKKFCQDLIKQSEKKGSFNHKCSPCDTNWRYYGDSCYGFFRHNVTWEESKQYCADMNATLLKIASQNILEYIKNRTALIRWVGLSCQNPNKVWMWEDGSVPSKNMFQLSENGRENKCCAYFHNGRIRPTSCENKHYFICERRAGMARMDKLL; the protein is encoded by the exons ATGGGGATGGTTGTTGGGCTGGTAGCCCTGGGAATTATGT CTGTCACACAGCAAAACTACCTACAAGCTGAGAAAGAAAGTCTCTCAGGAACTCTGCAACAGTTAGCAAAGAAGTTCTGCCAAGATTTAATcaaacaatcagaaaaaaaggGCAGCTTCA ACCATAAATGCAGCCCATGTGACACAAACTGGAGATATTATGGAGACAGTTGCTATGGATTCTTCAGGCACAACGTGACATGGGAAGAGAGTAAGCAGTACTGTGCCGACATGAATGCTACTCTGCTGAAGATCGCCAGCCAGAACATTCTG GAATACATCAAAAACAGGACTGCATTAATTCGTTGGGTTGGATTATCCTGCCAGAATCCTAACAAGGTCTGGATGTGGGAAGATGGCTCAGTTCCCTCCAAAAATAT GTTTCAGCTTTctgaaaatggaagagaaaataagTGTTGTGCCTATTTTCATAACGGGAGAATCCGCCCTACCTCCTGTGAGAACAAGCATTACTTCATCTGTGAGAGGAGGGCAGGCATGGCGAGGATGGACAAGCTGCTGTGA
- the CLEC1B gene encoding C-type lectin domain family 1 member B isoform X1 → MQDEDGYITLNIKKPRKPSLTSVHPASSSVWRVTTLILLILCMGMVVGLVALGIMSVTQQNYLQAEKESLSGTLQQLAKKFCQDLIKQSEKKGSFNHKCSPCDTNWRYYGDSCYGFFRHNVTWEESKQYCADMNATLLKIASQNILEYIKNRTALIRWVGLSCQNPNKVWMWEDGSVPSKNMFQLSENGRENKCCAYFHNGRIRPTSCENKHYFICERRAGMARMDKLL, encoded by the exons ATGCAGGATGAAGATGGATACATCaccttaaatattaaaaaacctCGAAAACCATCTCTCACCTCAG TTCacccagcttcctcatctgtgtgGCGTGTGACCACTTTGATTCTGCTGATCTTGTGCATGGGGATGGTTGTTGGGCTGGTAGCCCTGGGAATTATGT CTGTCACACAGCAAAACTACCTACAAGCTGAGAAAGAAAGTCTCTCAGGAACTCTGCAACAGTTAGCAAAGAAGTTCTGCCAAGATTTAATcaaacaatcagaaaaaaaggGCAGCTTCA ACCATAAATGCAGCCCATGTGACACAAACTGGAGATATTATGGAGACAGTTGCTATGGATTCTTCAGGCACAACGTGACATGGGAAGAGAGTAAGCAGTACTGTGCCGACATGAATGCTACTCTGCTGAAGATCGCCAGCCAGAACATTCTG GAATACATCAAAAACAGGACTGCATTAATTCGTTGGGTTGGATTATCCTGCCAGAATCCTAACAAGGTCTGGATGTGGGAAGATGGCTCAGTTCCCTCCAAAAATAT GTTTCAGCTTTctgaaaatggaagagaaaataagTGTTGTGCCTATTTTCATAACGGGAGAATCCGCCCTACCTCCTGTGAGAACAAGCATTACTTCATCTGTGAGAGGAGGGCAGGCATGGCGAGGATGGACAAGCTGCTGTGA